In Penaeus chinensis breed Huanghai No. 1 chromosome 19, ASM1920278v2, whole genome shotgun sequence, a single genomic region encodes these proteins:
- the LOC125035164 gene encoding protein Dr1-like, translating into MSVSSDQPDDELTIPRAAMNKMIKELLPNVRVANEARELILNCCTEFIHLLSSEANEICNQQQKKTINAEHILMSLDKLGFGDYRADAEAVLKDCKAMAAKKRRKSTRLENLGIPEEELLRQQQELFAKAREQVEMVEQQQWQMLQAQAAAAQQQQQEQQAIDEDEDYS; encoded by the exons ATGAGTGTGTCCAGTGACCAACCAGATGATGAGCTCACTATCCCTCGAGCTGCAATGAACAAGATGATCAAAGAGCTCTTGCCAAATGTACGTGTTGCCAATGAGGCTCGGGAACTGATCCTGAATTGCTGCACTGAGTTTATCCACTTGCTGTCCTCCGAGGCTAATGAGATTTGCAACcaacagcaaaagaaaacaaTCAATGCTGAACATATACTAATGT CATTAGATAAACTTGGTTTTGGTGACTATAGAGCGGATGCAGAGGCTGTGCTCAAAGACTGCAAAGCAATGGCagccaagaagagaagaaaaagcaccCGCTTAGAAAACCTTGGCATCCCAGAAGAAGAATTACTCAGACAGCAACAAGAGCTTTTTGCAAAG GCACGAGAACAAGTGGAAATGGTTGAGCAGCAGCAGTGGCAGATGCTGCAAGCACAAGCAGCAGCtgctcaacaacaacagcaggagCAACAGGCaattgatgaagatgaagattattcTTAA
- the LOC125035275 gene encoding ERI1 exoribonuclease 2-like, with the protein MATKRLALELGLVQKRQTKTSVINKIPKANQEFDYIVVLDFESTCWENGPRLGGQEIIEFPAVLLDVCDGKIVSEFQQYVMPMEQPVLSAFCTNLTGITQEQVDNGIPLGACLYMFSTWIRKMGEEYKVTFNANVSGKRATFATWSDWDLGVCLQYECQRKNLRKPEFFNQWIDIRAVYKNFYQRRPQGLAGALKDLGIAFEGREHSGICDTRNTAALVSRMVRDGCVLTITKTLGTKTKEFSMKAAAQKIFNQVTAVGKRKSDGNQENTGLKRKQKTQDLLTVPEETANGKKIQNSSVMYQDHSSSVLADGGVQSYKEKYTSAISFDLGFQDIVSDTGNEFEKKEQCGNRSFVSKDKNDKNNSNEDSSSSNGVFKVPNLALCKIKSLISNTSKTSAINNSKTPKQSSGTPKLLNYTSIETPVSCNNNRREGLSDMSTNCIQNSELNRSEFNVSLFDVQGFKKTPPLCDCGRRAKLLLVSKPGPNQGRHFFSCPSGKSNLKRCCTFFKWENDPYIKSSPKGNSFRTPMANLNNHLLSKTLPLNRSMHKQKTLGIRRVYSEVTHNKRYYAQKAKFGEGTSADSVCHNENSADVSVQITPYIVKTKQMCSSNIK; encoded by the exons ATGGCGACCAAACGTCTGGCTTT AGAGCTTGGTTTGGTGCAGAAGAGGCAGACAAAGACTAGTGTCATTAACAAAATACCAAAAGCAA ACCAAGAGTTTGACTACATAGTTGTTTTGGATTTTGAGTCAACGTGTTGGGAAAATGGGCCGCGCCTCGGAGGGCAAGAGATTATCGAATTTCCTGCTGTTCTTCTTGATGTTTGTGATGGGAAGATTGTGTCTGAGTTTCAGCAATATGTGATGCCTATGGAGCAGCCTGTTCTATCAGCATTTTGTACAAACctgacag GCATAACACAGGAGCAGGTTGACAATGGAATTCCACTTGGAGCCTGTCTCTACATGTTTTCAACATGGATTCGGAAGATGGGTGAAGAGTACAAAGTAACATTCAATGCCAATGTGTCTGGCAAACGTGCAACCTTTGCTACTTGGTCAG ATTGGGATCTTGGTGTATGTCTCCAGTATGAATGCCAAAGAAAAAACCTGAGAAAGCCTGAATTTTTCAATCAGTGGATAGACATTCGTGCTGTTTATAAG AATTTCTACCAGCGACGTCCCCAGGGTCTTGCTGGGGCCCTTAAGGATCTAGGAATTGCATTTGAAGGCAGAGAGCATTCGGGGATTTGCGATACACGTAACACCGCTGCACTAGTTTCACGTATGGTGCGGGATGGGTGTGTCTTGACTATCACCAAGACGTTAGGAACCAAAACTAAG GAATTCTCCATGAAAGCAGCAGCACAGAAAATCTTTAACCAGGTGACAGCAGTAGGGAAGAGGAAGTCTGATGGCAATCAAGAAAACACTGGattaaaaagaaagcaaaagaccCAAGACTTACTTACTGTACCTGAAGAAACagctaatggaaaaaaaatacaaaattcttCAGTAATGTATCAGGACCATTCTTCTTCAGTACTTGCAGATGGAGGTGTACAAagttacaaagaaaaatatacaagtgCTATAAGTTTTGATCTTGGCTTTCAGGATATCGTGAGTGATACAGGAAATGAGTTTGAAAAGAAAGAGCAGTGTGGAAATAGGTCTTTTGTtagtaaggataaaaatgataaaaataattcaaatGAAGACTCATCCTCTTCAAATGGAGTGTTTAAAGTGCCAAATCTTGCCCTTTGCAAAATAAAGAGTTTAATTTCAAATACATCTAAGACTTCAGCTATTAATAATTCAAAAACACCTAAACAATCTTCTGGTACACCAAAACTCTTAAATTATACCAGTATTGAAACACCAGTGAGCTGCAATAACAATAGAAGAGAGGGTTTGTCAGATATGTCTACTAATTGCATTCAGAACAGTGAGTTAAATAGATCTGAATTTAATGTGTCACTGTTTGATGTTCAGGGTTTTAAAAAGACTCCTCCCCTGTGTGACTGTGGACGAAGAGCCAAGCTTCTCCTTGTGTCCAAACCAGGTCCTAACCAAGGAAGACATTTTTTCTCATGTCCCAGTGGAAAGTCTAATCTGAAAAGATGCTGTACTTTCTTCAAGTGGGAAAATGATCCATACATAAAATCATCACCCAAAGGGAACAGTTTCAGGACACCAATGGCAAATCTGAACAACCATCTTTTATCGAAAACTTTACCACTTAACAGATCCATGCACAAGCAAAAAACATTAGGTATTCGAAGGGTCTATAGTGAAGTAACTCATAACAAGAGGTATTATGCACAAAAGGCCAAATTTGGTGAAGGAACATCTGCAGACTCTGTCTGTCATAATGAAAACTCTGCTGATGTATCAGTTCAAATTACTCCATACATAGTGAAGACTAAACAAATGTGTAGcagtaatatcaaataa